The Nostoc sp. PCC 7524 nucleotide sequence TGATCTAACGACATAACAAGTTGTCGTCACGACAGAAGTTAGTGATCTAACGACACAATAAGTTGTCGTGACTAACGAACAAGTTTACTGCTGCCTGCCTACGGGTGTAGTCATTCAGATGTTGTGAATGCAGCAGTTGCACCAAGACGGCGATCGCATCTTGATTGTCTGTGCCGATTTGGCTGATTAATCAATGTTTCCCTGTGCTGCAACGGGTTAAAGGTTTGGAGGATGAGGAAGGAAAGGGTAATAGGTAATGCTGTGTGCAACTTTCTCTCAAACCTAACCCCCAACCCCTTCCCTTGTAGGGAAGGGGAGCAAGAATTAATGTAGAGACGTTGCATGCAACGTCTCTACAATTGCAGGCTACCATGTACACACAAGAGAGTTAATCGATACGTTGACGATGTTGGGCGATACGTTGACGATATTGGGCAATACGTTGGTAATGTTGGGCAATACGTTGGTAATGTTGGGCAATACGTTGGTAATGTTGGGCGATACGTTGGCAATGTTGGGCGATACGTTGACGATGTTGGGCGGTACATTCACCGATTTTTTTCTACAGCTTTGGCCAAGATACCCGACTTGTTGAAGAAGTCGGGTATCTGAATTGGGCAAATCTCAAAATTCAGATTAACTTCTGAGGTTAACGCCGAATTTTTCTACTAAGGCTTCGCGGACTTTGTTGTGAACTGGCTCAACTTCAGTATCGGTGAGAGTGCGATCGCTTGCCCGATATACTAGACGAAAGGCTAAACTGCGTTGTCCTTGGGGGACATTTTCGCCCCGGTATTCATCAAACAGTTCCACAGATTCTAGTAACCCTTTACCAGCTTGGGTAATGGCTTTTTCTAGTTCGGCGACGGAGACTTTGACTGGGGAAAAGAAAGCGATATCGCGATCGCTCGCTGGGTAGGTAGAATAAGCTGTGAAGGTGGGAACCAGAATTTCATCTTGGTCTAAGGCATTCAACAGCACATCCAAATCCAACTGGAACAGGTAAACCGATTCTGGTAAACCTTTGTCACGGCGCTGTTGGGGATGGAGTTGACCGAAAATCCCTAATCTATTACCTCGAATCCATAAAGAGGCGGTGCGTCCTGGGTGCAGACGTTCATCACGGCAATCAGGCTGATATTCTACTTGCACTCCCATTTGCTGGAACACACTTTCTAAAATGCCTTTGGCTTCAAACCAAGTCATTGGTTGTTCCCGTCCACCTGTTGACCATTTACCAAGGCTTCTATCTCCGCCCATAATCCCGGCTACTGCGTCGGCTTCTCGCAAACCTTCTTCTTCTTGCCAGAAAATCCGCCCAATTTCAAAACCATTGAGAGAACCGTTACCCTGTTCTAAGTTGTATTGAAACGCGTCAATCAACCCAGTCAACAAATCGGTACGCAATGCAGAATATTCAACAAATAAGGGGTTACTTAAAACTATCTGTCTGTCTTCCCCAGGTTTGACTAAGGAGTATTGCATTAACTCCGTTAAACCTTCTGCCCGCAACGCCGCGCGTAACTTGCGAGTCTGTTCTTGGTCTATGGTTAAATAACCAGCTTCTGTTTTATCTGGTAAGGTATCACAGAAATTATCGTAACCGTAGAGACGGGCAACTTCTTCAATTAAATCAATTTCCCGTTCTAAGTCGCGGTAACGATAAGGTGGAACTGTCACATTCCAAGTGCGTTCTTCCGTGGGAGTTAACTGACAACCTAGTGCTGTGAGGATTCGTTCTACATCTTGCGTTTCGATTTCTCCAGTTTCTTCACCCAAAATCACTGGCCCCAGCACTTCATTTAATCGGTCTAAACGCAGTGCAATTGAACGACTCCAGGTAGAGGGGTCGGGACGGGTATCGGCAATTGCTTGATGGACAATTACACCCCCAGCCAATTCCGTTATCAGGGATAAAGCCCGGCGACAAGCGACTTCTAACTCTGCACGGTTAACGCCGCGTTCATATCTCCCAGAAGATTCGCTACGTAAACCTACACTGCGAGAAGAACGGCGAATGGCGACGGAATCAAATAATGCTGCTTCTAAAACTAGGCTTTGTGTACCGTCATGAACTTCTGTTTCTTCCCCACCCATCACACCGGCTAAAGCCACGGGTTTATCGTTAGCAGTAATTAATAAGTTTTGGGTTGCTAGGTTGCGAGTCTGTCCGTCCAGGGTTTTGAGGGTTTCCCCGGAGTTGGCGAAACGTACACCAATCTGTAAAGACGTTAAATTTAATGTCTCTGCAACGTTTGTTAAACGGTCTTTGTCAAAAGCGTGTAGTGGTTGTCCCCATTCCAACAATACATAGTTAGTAATATCCACCACATTATTAATAGGTCTGACACCAGCCGCACGCAAGCGTTGTTGTAACCATTCTGGGGAAGGGGCAATTTTTACTTGGTCAATTACTGTACCAATGTAAGCCGGACAAGCTTGGGTATCAGCAATTTTTAAGCTTAAGGCCTCTGCATTTTGAGGAACTGAGATTTCCCCAGATGCTGGAATGCTTAATTTTGCACCAGTCAAAGCTGCCACTTCCCGCGCTATCCCTACCATACTTAAAGCATCAGCACGGTTAGCGGTAGCGGTGACATCTAAAATTACATCATCCAAACCCAACAAAGGACGGACATCACTACCCAAGGGGAGATTGTCTTGGGGGAAAATATGAATGCCATCGACATCAGCAGGTAAACCCAGTTCTTTTAAAGAACAAATCATGCCCTGAGATGGGACAC carries:
- the pheT gene encoding phenylalanine--tRNA ligase subunit beta codes for the protein MRISLNWLRELVEIKLSHEELAHTLTMAGFEVEDIEDRRTWANGVVVGRVLERQPHPNADKLSVCQVDIGAAETLNIVCGAPNVRADIYVPVATTGTYLPNIDLKIKPAKLRGVPSQGMICSLKELGLPADVDGIHIFPQDNLPLGSDVRPLLGLDDVILDVTATANRADALSMVGIAREVAALTGAKLSIPASGEISVPQNAEALSLKIADTQACPAYIGTVIDQVKIAPSPEWLQQRLRAAGVRPINNVVDITNYVLLEWGQPLHAFDKDRLTNVAETLNLTSLQIGVRFANSGETLKTLDGQTRNLATQNLLITANDKPVALAGVMGGEETEVHDGTQSLVLEAALFDSVAIRRSSRSVGLRSESSGRYERGVNRAELEVACRRALSLITELAGGVIVHQAIADTRPDPSTWSRSIALRLDRLNEVLGPVILGEETGEIETQDVERILTALGCQLTPTEERTWNVTVPPYRYRDLEREIDLIEEVARLYGYDNFCDTLPDKTEAGYLTIDQEQTRKLRAALRAEGLTELMQYSLVKPGEDRQIVLSNPLFVEYSALRTDLLTGLIDAFQYNLEQGNGSLNGFEIGRIFWQEEEGLREADAVAGIMGGDRSLGKWSTGGREQPMTWFEAKGILESVFQQMGVQVEYQPDCRDERLHPGRTASLWIRGNRLGIFGQLHPQQRRDKGLPESVYLFQLDLDVLLNALDQDEILVPTFTAYSTYPASDRDIAFFSPVKVSVAELEKAITQAGKGLLESVELFDEYRGENVPQGQRSLAFRLVYRASDRTLTDTEVEPVHNKVREALVEKFGVNLRS